Below is a window of Bacteroides sp. DNA.
TCACAATCAGCAAAACGACGCTTTCCTTTATGCCCTAGGCGCTGACCTGGAATGGCCAGGATACCGGCTTTCGGCATCCTGGGCAGGCTATTCGGGCTATAAAGATCAAAAGGACAGACCCATGCAACTGAACCTTGAACTCCGCAGGGATTTTCAGCAAATGGCCCTGGGATTGCAGTATATCTATGGCCTGCGCCACTGGGAGTACCGGACCTTGCGACTTTCCCTGGTCTGGAAAATGAGAACTTTGTAAAAAAGGGTTTTTTTGCGGCAAGGGCGGTTAAACCGGGCAATTTTCCTAAATTGCGAAAGATTATCCTTTGCTGGAATCTTTTTGAATCAATAAACAATACGTTATGGAAAAACAACGGTCGAGCAACTGGGTGCAGGTCACCTCGGGCACCTTCAATGAGGCGAGTATGATGCGAAGCATCCTGGTCAACGAAGGCATCGAAGCCGTCCTGAAAGATGACTTCCTGGGTAGCATTGCCCCTTACCTGGCTTCGCCGGGAGGAGCGGGCTCAGTGAAGGTGATGGTCATGGAGGAGGACTATCCGCGAGCCCTCGAGGTGGTGGAGGATGTCGAAAAATCCAGAAGGATATGAGCGCGGCCATCGTGATCAATGCCGTGTTGCTGGCAGTCATCCTGGT
It encodes the following:
- a CDS encoding DUF2007 domain-containing protein — translated: MEKQRSSNWVQVTSGTFNEASMMRSILVNEGIEAVLKDDFLGSIAPYLASPGGAGSVKVMVMEEDYPRALEVVEDVEKSRRI